One Aneurinibacillus migulanus genomic region harbors:
- a CDS encoding MFS transporter, whose protein sequence is MERVKNKNKYLILGLLCLAWFVGYLDRVSMSIAIIPITKDFNLSPTQVGLVLSSFFIGYAFMQPIGGWLADKFGSKRILIMAIILWSLFTALTGIAWSFISLIVIRILFGIGEGSFPPASSVAIAEHFPKTERARAKTLLLSSTSIGSAVGALVVAAVVTSYGWRSMFIFLGFIGVVISILFWLYVRPSTQERENSKKQTANKVSVKQLLKIPTMQKLVIIFFGITIAGWGLNSWMPSYFVNVRHMDLISAGLSTAIAPLMGFVTSIASGWILDKFMVGREKYLIIIGASLAALFLYLMFNTPSVVLAVTYMTLCKMSMNLVESTVFVLPLKNLPEEFIGTGTGLINFGGQIGSTISPTVIGFLISMFNGSYNAAFWFLIALLTLSTIVGITLRSDKKSLESIKDKATA, encoded by the coding sequence ATGGAACGTGTGAAGAATAAAAATAAGTATTTAATTCTTGGACTCTTATGTCTTGCCTGGTTTGTTGGTTATTTGGATCGAGTATCTATGAGCATTGCTATTATACCCATTACGAAAGATTTCAATCTAAGTCCAACACAAGTAGGGCTTGTGCTAAGTAGCTTCTTTATCGGTTATGCATTCATGCAGCCAATTGGAGGTTGGTTGGCTGACAAATTCGGATCAAAGAGAATATTAATTATGGCTATCATCCTTTGGTCTTTATTTACTGCTCTAACGGGAATTGCATGGTCCTTTATTTCGTTAATCGTGATTCGTATTTTATTTGGAATCGGGGAAGGTAGCTTTCCCCCTGCAAGTTCAGTGGCTATTGCAGAACATTTTCCTAAGACAGAAAGAGCTAGAGCCAAGACACTCTTGTTATCATCTACTTCTATTGGAAGTGCTGTGGGGGCACTTGTTGTTGCTGCGGTAGTGACTTCTTATGGCTGGAGAAGCATGTTTATCTTTCTTGGCTTCATTGGAGTTGTGATTTCTATACTATTTTGGCTTTACGTCCGACCATCTACACAAGAGAGAGAAAATAGCAAGAAACAAACCGCAAACAAAGTATCAGTCAAACAACTACTAAAAATACCAACTATGCAAAAATTGGTTATTATATTTTTTGGGATAACCATTGCAGGTTGGGGGCTCAACAGTTGGATGCCTTCTTATTTTGTAAATGTTCGGCATATGGATTTAATTTCCGCGGGTCTTTCCACAGCAATTGCGCCCCTTATGGGTTTTGTTACCTCGATTGCGAGTGGTTGGATTCTTGATAAGTTTATGGTGGGGCGTGAAAAGTATTTAATCATTATTGGAGCCTCTTTAGCTGCATTATTTTTATATTTAATGTTTAATACTCCATCTGTTGTACTTGCTGTAACATATATGACATTGTGCAAGATGTCCATGAATCTTGTAGAATCAACTGTTTTCGTACTACCCCTTAAAAATTTACCAGAGGAATTCATCGGAACGGGGACTGGTTTAATTAATTTTGGTGGTCAGATTGGATCCACGATATCTCCTACAGTAATTGGTTTCTTAATTAGTATGTTCAATGGTTCGTACAATGCTGCTTTCTGGTTTTTGATTGCTTTATTGACTTTATCTACAATTGTCGGCATAACGCTTCGTTCTGATAAAAAATCGTTAGAGTCGATAAAAGATAAGGCTACAGCATAA
- a CDS encoding C45 family autoproteolytic acyltransferase/hydolase, with amino-acid sequence MLQQKKATTGNRSTKTFPFYRFSGTHRQIGQQYGEACSKLIKKHLDYVLERLQSKANISHIQVIEEAALKYRSYVKQFTPFLDEEIQGVAEGAGISLGEAYLLQIRAEVNRDFRAVNECTTFAAMEEATSDGVPLIGQNADLPAFYSELGVIIEFVPNDGPACLMLTPAGQISYIGINNAGLGVFANFLTCDNWRVGFPRYLFSRLVLTCGSVNEAVVAIRNLHRASSRNLIMLDKHGVSAVLENTPSRDALVTPVNGLLAHSNHYTAESLLNEERLSGVELENSQVRLHRMHTLLEENHGKLNVHVMQDILRDRENYPHCLCQMPGDEAKQSPGDNGADIITFASVIAQPTKGQLWIAIGPPNQYEYKCYTFSS; translated from the coding sequence ATGTTGCAACAGAAAAAAGCTACAACAGGTAATCGCTCAACAAAAACGTTTCCATTTTATCGTTTTAGTGGGACACATCGCCAAATCGGTCAACAATATGGGGAGGCATGTTCAAAGCTGATTAAGAAGCATCTTGACTATGTGCTTGAACGATTGCAATCCAAGGCGAATATTTCGCACATTCAGGTCATTGAGGAGGCAGCTTTAAAATATCGTTCCTATGTCAAACAGTTTACCCCATTTCTTGATGAAGAGATTCAGGGAGTAGCCGAAGGAGCAGGAATATCACTGGGAGAAGCCTACCTGCTCCAAATAAGAGCAGAGGTAAATCGTGATTTTCGAGCAGTCAATGAATGTACCACTTTTGCTGCTATGGAGGAAGCGACTTCAGATGGGGTACCGCTGATCGGACAAAATGCCGATCTGCCTGCTTTTTATTCAGAGCTTGGTGTGATTATAGAGTTTGTACCTAATGACGGCCCTGCATGTCTTATGCTTACTCCAGCGGGTCAGATTTCATATATCGGGATTAATAATGCAGGACTTGGGGTATTTGCTAATTTCCTTACTTGTGATAATTGGAGAGTAGGATTCCCTCGCTATCTGTTTTCTCGATTGGTTTTAACGTGTGGCTCTGTAAACGAGGCTGTTGTAGCTATACGAAATCTCCATAGAGCTTCTTCAAGAAATCTTATTATGTTAGATAAACATGGTGTATCTGCTGTACTAGAGAATACACCAAGCAGGGATGCACTTGTAACGCCGGTCAATGGTCTGCTTGCTCATTCGAATCACTATACTGCGGAAAGCTTACTAAATGAGGAAAGATTGAGTGGAGTAGAATTAGAGAATTCTCAGGTTCGACTCCATCGTATGCATACTTTGTTAGAAGAAAATCACGGAAAACTAAATGTACATGTTATGCAAGATATACTACGGGATCGCGAGAATTATCCGCACTGTTTATGTCAGATGCCAGGAGATGAAGCGAAGCAATCTCCTGGGGACAATGGAGCAGATATTATCACTTTTGCATCTGTGATTGCTCAACCTACCAAGGGACAACTTTGGATAGCAATTGGACCACCAAATCAATATGAGTATAAGTGTTATACATTCTCTTCCTAA
- a CDS encoding LysR family transcriptional regulator: MDERDCLLLQYLFEEKNITKAAEHLYITPAALLYRLRQIEKKFGVHITIKNGNKITITPEGEYLIHRAKHSLWEWRKTKDYLLNMGNEVQGTLRIGVSRVIAYYQLPTILLNFLNMYPKVNPNVDTGLSDEIFKLLQNEKIHLGIVRGDYKWSGPKYLLKKENICIISKDKMNINDLPKIPRINYKLYSSLDEQINHWWNEKFNRPPLITMQVDNYETCKEMARRGLGYAIIPSIFLNPDDRMYTIDLMLESGQLITLNTWIFYTESSLQLATVRKFIDYIHSLDLNEKF; encoded by the coding sequence ATGGATGAGAGAGATTGTTTACTATTGCAATATCTTTTTGAAGAGAAAAATATAACGAAAGCAGCAGAACATCTATATATTACACCAGCAGCATTGCTATATAGACTTAGACAAATAGAGAAAAAATTCGGAGTACATATTACTATAAAAAACGGAAATAAAATTACAATTACTCCAGAAGGTGAATATTTAATCCATCGTGCAAAACATTCTTTATGGGAATGGCGTAAAACAAAAGACTATTTGTTAAATATGGGAAATGAAGTTCAAGGTACGCTAAGAATTGGTGTTTCAAGGGTTATTGCCTATTATCAACTTCCAACCATCCTACTAAATTTTTTAAATATGTACCCTAAAGTAAATCCGAACGTTGACACAGGTTTAAGTGATGAGATATTTAAGTTATTACAAAATGAAAAAATACATCTCGGAATCGTCAGAGGCGATTACAAATGGTCAGGACCAAAATATTTATTAAAGAAGGAAAACATCTGTATCATTTCAAAAGACAAAATGAATATAAATGATTTACCTAAAATACCTAGAATTAACTACAAATTGTATTCTTCCTTAGACGAACAAATAAATCATTGGTGGAACGAGAAGTTTAATCGACCTCCTCTTATTACAATGCAGGTTGACAATTATGAGACTTGTAAAGAAATGGCAAGGAGAGGATTAGGATATGCCATTATTCCATCTATTTTTTTAAATCCAGACGATCGAATGTATACTATAGATTTAATGTTAGAAAGTGGACAATTAATAACGCTGAATACCTGGATATTCTATACAGAATCATCATTACAATTGGCTACCGTTCGTAAGTTTATAGACTATATCCATTCATTAGATTTAAATGAGAAGTTTTAA
- the cyoE gene encoding heme o synthase, producing the protein MQSNLKIDKSIQKTIPKQTLAKVLAETFKIGIIKSNLIAMFAGLTLALYTNHISPLEKLPEIIFTTIGSALVIGAAGAFNNWYDRDIDSIMIRTKNRPTVTGAIQSKTTLFLGVSMALLGLTALVIATPLAALFGFLGLFFYVFPYTIWFKRRTIYNTEIGSISGAMPPLIGWAAITSDLVHPGFFGLYAVTILWQMPHFYAIAIRKHDEYKAAKVPMLPVIKGFKRTYIQTNIYLIALIAASFLFVSLSISILLVALLLSVVWLTLSIVGYKKMTPEKWAKAMFIFSLNHITILFATIIFYSLLAPFFKL; encoded by the coding sequence ATGCAAAGTAATCTAAAAATAGATAAAAGTATTCAAAAAACGATCCCGAAACAGACTTTGGCAAAAGTCTTGGCAGAAACTTTTAAGATAGGTATTATTAAATCAAATTTGATCGCCATGTTTGCAGGATTGACACTGGCCTTATATACAAATCACATTAGTCCTCTGGAGAAACTTCCGGAAATTATATTTACCACTATTGGATCGGCTCTTGTGATTGGTGCAGCAGGTGCTTTTAATAACTGGTATGATCGCGACATTGATTCCATTATGATTCGAACAAAAAATCGACCAACTGTAACAGGTGCAATTCAGTCAAAGACTACGCTGTTTCTTGGTGTCTCAATGGCTTTGCTTGGACTCACAGCCCTTGTCATAGCAACACCCCTCGCTGCATTGTTTGGTTTTCTCGGTTTATTTTTCTATGTGTTTCCATACACAATATGGTTTAAACGTCGAACGATTTACAATACTGAGATTGGAAGTATCTCTGGAGCTATGCCGCCCCTTATAGGTTGGGCAGCCATTACTTCAGATTTGGTGCATCCTGGATTTTTCGGGCTTTATGCGGTTACAATCCTCTGGCAAATGCCTCACTTTTATGCGATCGCTATTCGTAAGCACGATGAGTATAAGGCAGCAAAAGTTCCAATGCTTCCAGTAATCAAAGGTTTTAAACGAACCTATATACAAACCAACATATATTTAATCGCTTTAATTGCTGCAAGCTTTCTTTTTGTTTCTTTAAGTATCAGTATTTTGTTAGTGGCACTTCTTTTAAGTGTAGTATGGCTGACCTTAAGTATTGTCGGCTATAAAAAAATGACTCCTGAAAAATGGGCGAAAGCGATGTTTATTTTTTCTCTCAACCATATAACCATTTTATTTGCTACTATCATTTTTTACTCTTTATTAGCACCTTTTTTTAAATTGTAA
- a CDS encoding TetR/AcrR family transcriptional regulator: MVRRRLTQEERKQETRQMLLESAAETFAQLGFHGASVDKIAEFAGFSKGAVYAHFKSKEELFLALLKQQIQSHIDLINEMWGEYQSFDRFIENMNDYFCLVRQKSRAWSILSMEFLLYAMRNESVHQKWTTLILESVEKISKIIEKMMLETGYESALSAEELAWTILSLENGMAIFYYITEDNIPPNLYGKALKKMLYPH; the protein is encoded by the coding sequence GTGGTCAGACGAAGATTAACTCAAGAGGAGCGTAAACAGGAAACACGACAAATGCTTCTGGAATCAGCTGCAGAAACCTTTGCTCAACTGGGTTTTCATGGAGCCTCTGTTGATAAAATTGCGGAGTTTGCTGGATTTAGCAAAGGAGCTGTTTATGCTCATTTTAAATCCAAAGAAGAGTTGTTTCTGGCTTTATTAAAACAACAGATTCAATCACATATAGACCTCATTAATGAAATGTGGGGCGAGTACCAGTCATTCGATCGTTTTATCGAAAATATGAATGATTATTTCTGTTTAGTTAGACAAAAAAGCCGTGCATGGAGCATACTTAGCATGGAATTTCTCTTATATGCAATGCGAAATGAATCAGTACACCAGAAATGGACTACTCTTATATTGGAATCAGTAGAAAAAATTTCTAAAATTATTGAGAAAATGATGCTGGAAACTGGTTATGAGTCTGCTCTATCTGCTGAGGAACTAGCCTGGACAATTCTATCATTAGAAAACGGCATGGCCATATTTTATTATATTACCGAAGACAATATCCCCCCTAATTTATATGGAAAAGCGCTGAAAAAAATGCTCTATCCCCACTGA
- a CDS encoding C45 family autoproteolytic acyltransferase/hydolase has translation MISFPHFRVSGSAFERGKQLGQLAKQQIVHNIETYKALFLEMAQVKWEAARAHSVQYIPWIERYDVEILEEIKGISEGAEQDLLDLIVLNARSEIITNLAGVDIPSDGCTSMAAVPEMTKSKEMLLGQNWDWNNRVKPGMIVLEINQAPRPTILMVTEAGIVGKIGMNSEGVGVCLNFLGTSEREIGVPIHVVLRGILNSKTLPQAVGQVARLTRGTSANYLIAHKEGEALNVETTPTNYDVLYPNKGWLVHANHFIGPRKVMIQDTARIVSPDTHLRQGRASKQLGSYGKGIDAKAFKRIFRDHGGSPDGICRHGEVLAPDLGRPLISSTVFSIIMNMSQGTFELAVGQPCKTPYKIYGFTLEE, from the coding sequence ATGATATCATTTCCACATTTTCGTGTGAGTGGCTCCGCGTTTGAACGCGGGAAGCAACTCGGCCAACTGGCCAAACAACAGATCGTTCATAATATCGAGACGTACAAAGCTCTATTTTTAGAGATGGCACAAGTAAAATGGGAGGCGGCCCGTGCACATTCCGTCCAATACATCCCCTGGATCGAACGCTATGACGTCGAGATTCTGGAAGAGATTAAGGGAATCAGTGAGGGGGCAGAGCAAGATCTGCTCGATCTGATCGTGCTCAATGCCCGTAGTGAGATTATTACCAATCTAGCAGGAGTCGATATACCGTCGGACGGATGTACCAGTATGGCAGCTGTGCCTGAGATGACAAAGAGTAAAGAAATGCTGCTCGGCCAAAACTGGGATTGGAACAATCGGGTCAAACCAGGGATGATTGTTCTAGAAATCAATCAAGCTCCGCGCCCGACCATCTTGATGGTAACGGAAGCGGGAATTGTAGGCAAAATCGGTATGAACAGTGAAGGTGTTGGCGTCTGCCTGAATTTCCTCGGAACGTCGGAGCGGGAAATCGGTGTACCAATTCATGTCGTGCTCCGTGGGATTTTAAACAGCAAAACACTTCCGCAAGCGGTTGGACAGGTAGCGCGTCTAACGAGAGGCACCTCTGCCAATTACCTGATCGCCCATAAGGAAGGGGAAGCCCTGAATGTAGAAACGACGCCTACCAATTATGATGTCCTCTACCCTAACAAAGGCTGGTTGGTTCATGCTAATCATTTTATTGGGCCGCGTAAGGTAATGATTCAGGATACGGCAAGAATAGTTTCACCCGATACACATCTACGTCAGGGACGAGCTAGCAAACAATTGGGTAGTTACGGGAAGGGCATTGATGCGAAGGCTTTCAAGCGAATTTTTCGCGATCATGGTGGGAGTCCAGACGGCATTTGTAGGCATGGGGAAGTACTTGCTCCCGATCTTGGTCGCCCACTGATTTCCAGTACAGTGTTCTCCATTATTATGAACATGTCTCAAGGAACATTTGAGTTAGCTGTTGGTCAACCGTGTAAAACCCCTTATAAAATATACGGATTCACTTTGGAGGAGTAA
- a CDS encoding serine hydrolase, with translation MNTNRKTKQDNLDNLFSTLAEKKQFNGTILVAEKGEIIYKEAFGFADFKTERKLTSHSIFDLASVSKAFTAMGVIILQEQGKLSYDDPVKNYIPELPYPGITIRHLLQHTSGLPDYMSFFLKQGDRSKFVTNKDVLDMLKKYQPPVRFQPNEQWEYGNTGYILLALLTERVSGMSYADFLQTEIFQPLGMQHTRVYNRRYSREIIEDYAYGHVYSAESNTYELPDHVPSVDYVVFLDGVQGDGAISSNVDDMLRWDRALYTDKLVKKTTLEEAFRPVKLNNQETFDYGFGWLLPKDQTGGRIVSHSGGWPGYHTYFIRYIDADKTIICLNNIEQDTAFEQMILAEVDNILFERPYTIPASPPAEEAAVEIDTTVYSQYTGTYQLSPEAEIEVTQKEARLFFQLPVLSMTELLPLSETRFFPRATFDQVEFIRNASGKATDMILYSSGQSSKAVRIQ, from the coding sequence ATGAACACCAACAGGAAAACAAAACAAGATAATCTTGACAATTTATTTTCAACGTTAGCAGAGAAAAAGCAGTTTAACGGAACGATATTGGTTGCGGAAAAAGGAGAAATTATCTACAAGGAAGCGTTTGGATTCGCAGATTTTAAAACAGAGCGAAAGTTAACATCCCACTCCATCTTTGATTTAGCTTCTGTCTCTAAAGCTTTTACAGCAATGGGTGTAATCATTCTTCAAGAACAAGGAAAGCTTTCTTATGATGATCCGGTCAAGAACTACATACCTGAGCTACCATACCCTGGAATCACCATTCGCCATTTGCTACAGCATACATCCGGCCTTCCAGATTATATGTCTTTCTTTTTGAAGCAAGGGGATCGTTCGAAATTTGTTACAAACAAGGATGTACTAGACATGCTAAAGAAATACCAGCCTCCTGTTCGTTTTCAACCGAATGAACAGTGGGAGTATGGCAATACCGGTTATATTCTGCTTGCTTTGCTTACCGAAAGGGTATCAGGTATGAGTTATGCTGACTTCTTACAAACCGAGATTTTCCAGCCTCTAGGGATGCAGCACACCCGTGTATATAACCGCCGGTATTCGCGTGAAATAATTGAAGACTATGCTTATGGACATGTTTATTCTGCTGAATCGAATACGTATGAGCTTCCTGATCATGTGCCGAGTGTAGACTACGTTGTGTTTTTAGACGGAGTTCAAGGCGATGGTGCGATCAGCTCTAACGTAGACGACATGCTTCGCTGGGATCGTGCGTTATATACCGATAAGCTAGTGAAGAAAACCACACTGGAAGAAGCTTTCCGTCCGGTAAAGCTAAATAATCAGGAAACCTTTGATTATGGTTTTGGCTGGCTTCTTCCCAAGGATCAAACAGGAGGAAGAATTGTCAGTCATAGTGGGGGCTGGCCAGGCTACCATACATACTTCATCCGCTATATTGATGCGGATAAAACGATCATTTGTTTAAATAATATAGAACAAGACACTGCATTTGAACAAATGATTCTAGCTGAAGTTGACAATATTTTATTTGAACGACCCTATACAATTCCTGCCTCCCCTCCAGCGGAAGAAGCAGCGGTAGAAATCGATACAACCGTTTATTCTCAGTATACCGGAACGTATCAACTTTCTCCGGAAGCAGAAATCGAGGTTACACAAAAAGAGGCTCGTCTATTCTTTCAGCTTCCTGTGCTTTCGATGACTGAGCTGCTTCCTTTATCGGAAACCCGTTTTTTCCCCAGAGCTACCTTTGATCAGGTCGAGTTCATTCGTAACGCATCGGGCAAAGCAACTGACATGATTCTCTACAGTTCAGGACAAAGCAGCAAAGCGGTTCGCATTCAATAA
- a CDS encoding AbrB/MazE/SpoVT family DNA-binding domain-containing protein has protein sequence MKTIGIIRNLDMLGRIVLPSELRHTLGIVEKDGLEIFVDKECIVLRKYKPTCIFCNSVSDVTEYKGKKICASCFDDMSPR, from the coding sequence ATGAAAACAATTGGAATTATTCGGAATTTAGATATGCTTGGAAGAATCGTTTTGCCCAGCGAATTAAGGCATACGCTTGGAATCGTTGAAAAAGACGGTTTAGAGATTTTTGTAGACAAGGAGTGCATTGTTTTGCGCAAGTATAAACCAACCTGCATCTTCTGCAATTCTGTATCAGACGTCACTGAATATAAAGGAAAGAAAATTTGTGCTTCTTGCTTTGATGACATGTCGCCTAGATAA
- a CDS encoding GNAT family N-acetyltransferase: MNTNNDIQYKQLIMDDVREGLLDYFNRFQEVRKVWRVIENKRVLIEHPFTEEMGKREKDALIMGHFAECIRKEGCVFVALYQNKVIAFATLPYAFFGSRNQYVNIAEFYTSYEFRGYGIGKNLFAQCAKQGKEWGAEKLYISSHSAEETVAFYRSVGCVDAIEINQQLAEKEPYDIQMEYSLE, translated from the coding sequence ATGAATACAAATAATGATATCCAATACAAACAATTAATCATGGACGATGTTAGAGAAGGATTGTTAGATTATTTTAATCGTTTTCAAGAAGTGAGAAAAGTATGGAGAGTCATTGAAAATAAGAGAGTACTGATTGAGCACCCTTTTACCGAAGAAATGGGTAAAAGGGAAAAGGATGCATTAATCATGGGTCATTTCGCTGAATGTATTCGAAAAGAAGGCTGTGTATTTGTAGCTCTTTATCAAAATAAAGTTATTGCTTTTGCAACACTACCGTATGCCTTTTTTGGAAGTCGTAATCAATATGTGAATATAGCAGAATTCTATACATCGTATGAGTTTAGAGGCTATGGAATAGGAAAAAACCTGTTTGCACAATGTGCAAAACAAGGAAAGGAATGGGGAGCAGAAAAATTATATATTTCCTCCCATTCAGCAGAAGAAACAGTGGCATTTTACAGGTCTGTAGGGTGTGTGGATGCAATAGAAATAAACCAGCAATTAGCTGAAAAAGAGCCATATGACATTCAGATGGAATACAGTCTGGAATAA
- a CDS encoding class I SAM-dependent methyltransferase — MYIWSLEEYDDPELYDIENTGIEELAFLRMWSDKLGIKDKPIVDLACGTGRITIPFAEQGYNLIGIDIHEGMLNQAKSKTPETMSICWLHQDCLHMQVDVPVPLAYMVGHAFQHFLTNQHQNKFLQTLRNVLTKDGVFIFNTRFPSIEELLQPSEEVFWKSITDSQNRRCDIYTKMFFDMIKQVQSYVTIRRFYENEKMIEEKETKIDLRYTFPQELERVLLMNGFKVLHIYDGWREKMLSKDCYTMVVVCQKEQGYINYT, encoded by the coding sequence ATGTACATTTGGAGTCTTGAAGAATACGATGATCCTGAATTATACGATATTGAAAATACCGGCATTGAGGAGTTAGCTTTTTTACGAATGTGGTCAGATAAATTGGGAATCAAAGACAAACCGATAGTAGACCTTGCTTGTGGAACAGGGAGGATAACCATTCCCTTTGCAGAACAAGGGTATAATCTTATCGGAATAGATATTCATGAAGGAATGCTTAATCAGGCTAAAAGCAAAACTCCAGAAACAATGTCTATATGCTGGCTTCATCAGGATTGTTTGCACATGCAGGTAGATGTCCCTGTGCCATTAGCCTATATGGTTGGTCATGCTTTTCAACATTTTTTAACAAATCAACATCAAAATAAATTTCTTCAAACTTTGAGGAATGTATTAACTAAAGATGGTGTTTTTATTTTTAATACACGTTTTCCTTCGATAGAAGAACTGTTGCAACCTTCTGAGGAAGTATTTTGGAAAAGTATAACGGATTCACAAAATCGAAGATGCGATATTTATACAAAAATGTTCTTTGATATGATTAAACAAGTACAAAGCTATGTTACAATTCGGCGGTTTTATGAAAATGAGAAAATGATAGAGGAAAAAGAAACGAAGATTGATCTGCGTTATACATTTCCTCAAGAGCTAGAAAGGGTTCTTTTAATGAACGGGTTTAAAGTTCTCCATATTTATGATGGGTGGAGAGAAAAGATGCTCAGTAAGGATTGCTATACAATGGTAGTTGTTTGCCAAAAAGAACAAGGCTATATAAATTACACTTGA
- a CDS encoding response regulator transcription factor encodes MATKIKVVLLDDHPLVIDALKHRLEQEEDICVTGTFADPRLLLEQIRRNKPDVLVMDISMPHMDGFQLAVLLKKEYGSALKIIMLSGYTYEEFYLKAYEIGVNAYLSKQASYVQIINAIRQSLAGHMLVPERLFMAYGQDKLTPTEREVLVRISQEMSNKEIARELSISQRTVEYHLTSILQKMGVKSRVGAVAKGYELGIIGAAGSNHPQQK; translated from the coding sequence ATGGCAACCAAAATCAAGGTTGTATTGCTTGATGATCATCCCCTTGTGATAGATGCATTGAAACATCGCCTAGAGCAGGAAGAAGATATTTGCGTAACGGGAACGTTTGCCGATCCACGCCTTTTACTAGAGCAAATACGCCGGAATAAGCCGGATGTGCTGGTGATGGATATTTCCATGCCGCATATGGACGGCTTTCAGTTGGCTGTTCTGTTAAAGAAGGAGTATGGGTCTGCTCTTAAAATCATCATGCTGTCTGGTTATACGTATGAAGAATTTTATCTGAAGGCTTATGAGATTGGCGTAAACGCCTATTTGTCCAAGCAGGCTTCTTACGTACAAATTATTAATGCGATTAGGCAGAGCCTGGCAGGTCATATGCTGGTTCCCGAACGTCTGTTCATGGCTTATGGGCAGGATAAGCTGACGCCCACGGAGCGTGAGGTGCTGGTTAGGATTTCACAAGAAATGAGCAATAAGGAGATTGCCAGAGAACTCAGCATCAGCCAACGGACAGTGGAATACCATCTAACCTCCATTCTTCAGAAAATGGGAGTTAAATCGCGAGTGGGGGCGGTTGCTAAAGGATATGAGCTGGGGATTATTGGAGCTGCCGGTTCAAATCATCCACAACAAAAATAG